A stretch of Blastocatellia bacterium DNA encodes these proteins:
- a CDS encoding sigma-70 family RNA polymerase sigma factor yields MSDDSQDVTAMLVKWSNGDQSIEAELMASIYDELHKRAKHYLARERIGGTLQATALVNEVYLRLIKQQEVEWQNRAHFFGVAAQMMRRILVDNARNRQASKRGGGGFKLSLDEVAELATEQEGLLIALDDALNTLNALDPRQSRIVELRFFGGLSVEETAEVLNISPITVNREWRLAKMWLYNQISSIEE; encoded by the coding sequence ATGTCTGATGACTCACAAGATGTTACAGCAATGTTAGTTAAGTGGAGTAATGGCGATCAATCCATAGAAGCTGAATTAATGGCATCAATTTATGATGAACTACACAAACGAGCAAAACATTATTTAGCACGTGAACGTATAGGAGGCACACTACAAGCAACTGCATTAGTCAATGAGGTTTATTTAAGACTTATTAAACAACAAGAAGTTGAGTGGCAAAACCGCGCACATTTTTTTGGAGTTGCTGCACAAATGATGCGGCGAATACTTGTAGACAACGCCCGTAACCGCCAAGCATCCAAACGAGGCGGTGGAGGCTTTAAGTTGTCCTTAGATGAAGTGGCAGAACTTGCAACAGAACAAGAAGGTTTACTTATCGCGCTAGATGATGCACTTAATACACTTAATGCACTTGATCCTAGACAAAGTAGGATAGTAGAGCTACGATTTTTTGGAGGCTTATCAGTAGAAGAAACCGCAGAAGTGTTAAATATTTCTCCAATTACTGTAAACCGTGAATGGCGATTAGCAAAAATGTGGTTGTACAATCAAATTAGTTCTATAGAAGAGTAA
- a CDS encoding SUMF1/EgtB/PvdO family nonheme iron enzyme has product MPFYTPPEHWKGNNFPINTEDYPVTKVSWEDANNYCKWRSKKMEFLTVYQQKKNGNMLHGATLIIIFLGEIFGKKV; this is encoded by the coding sequence ATTCCGTTCTACACACCACCAGAACATTGGAAAGGTAATAATTTCCCAATCAACACAGAAGATTACCCTGTCACCAAGGTTAGTTGGGAGGATGCTAATAATTATTGTAAATGGAGATCTAAAAAGATGGAATTTCTTACCGTTTACCAACAGAAGAAGAATGGGAATATGCTGCACGGAGCAACACTAATAATCATTTTCCTTGGGGAAATCTTTGGAAAGAAGGTCTAG
- a CDS encoding IPT/TIG domain-containing protein, whose product MFLKENFFLLAGKPGESGNNDGTGQQARFKRPAGMALSSDGKILTVADEDNNRVRIIEIIRNNNQVVTNVSTLGAVTSTNNIASQSFENSSQNLAIEFDKPSSVGFDGAGNLYVVDNSSVKIITRPLSQQAEVIELAQPNVSFNQAVSVSIAGNEVFVLDAEATNETEAIKVVTVGAPEIESVTPKSVSMDNGGVVTIKGKNFAPESIVTFADKAIENIEVISANEIKVTILAQKAPGTSVLSVLTRGGLAQQELNVVAKPVGELALGEITTIAGGLISNGDGGLATKASLFGISSLLVDSNRNLFIADSINQRVRKIDSQTGIITTIAGGGTTFRDGELALLSQIRPGDLALDSNGNLFIVDNLTASVRRVDLTTNIITTVAGGELGQASGDGGLATEAILGDILSKITIAFKPNGNLLIGASNKIREVDSKTGIITTIAGTGNREFAGDGGPATQANINPFDILVDSIGNIFIAEFDNKRIRKIDANTGIINTIAGNGNGYTGRIENNKPATEVAIIPISLVLGPQQYTFLLMHQY is encoded by the coding sequence ATGTTTCTCAAGGAGAACTTTTTTTTACTAGCTGGTAAACCTGGTGAAAGTGGAAATAATGATGGAACTGGGCAACAAGCTAGGTTTAAGCGTCCTGCTGGAATGGCTCTTAGTTCTGATGGGAAAATATTAACCGTTGCTGATGAAGACAATAACAGAGTTAGAATAATAGAAATTATTCGTAATAATAACCAAGTAGTTACCAATGTATCAACCCTAGGTGCTGTTACTAGTACAAATAATATAGCTAGTCAAAGTTTTGAAAATAGTAGCCAAAACCTAGCTATAGAATTTGATAAGCCTTCATCGGTTGGGTTTGATGGTGCAGGAAATCTTTATGTTGTTGATAATAGTAGTGTTAAGATTATAACACGTCCACTTAGTCAACAAGCTGAGGTAATAGAGCTAGCACAACCAAATGTATCTTTTAATCAAGCTGTTAGTGTTTCAATTGCTGGAAATGAAGTTTTTGTGCTTGATGCTGAAGCCACTAATGAAACAGAAGCAATCAAGGTTGTTACGGTAGGTGCGCCAGAAATTGAAAGCGTTACTCCAAAATCTGTATCTATGGATAATGGCGGAGTAGTTACTATAAAGGGAAAAAACTTTGCACCAGAAAGTATTGTTACATTTGCTGACAAAGCTATTGAAAATATAGAAGTAATTAGTGCTAATGAAATTAAAGTAACTATACTTGCTCAAAAAGCTCCTGGGACTAGTGTTTTAAGTGTTTTAACTAGAGGTGGGTTAGCCCAACAAGAACTTAATGTTGTAGCTAAACCAGTAGGTGAGCTTGCTTTAGGTGAAATTACTACTATTGCTGGAGGATTAATTTCTAATGGTGATGGTGGTTTAGCTACAAAAGCAAGTTTATTTGGTATAAGTAGTTTACTTGTTGATAGTAATAGAAATTTATTTATTGCTGATAGCATAAATCAAAGAGTGCGTAAGATAGATTCACAAACAGGAATAATTACTACTATTGCTGGTGGTGGAACTACTTTTAGAGATGGGGAACTGGCTCTTTTATCTCAAATAAGACCTGGGGATTTAGCCTTAGACAGCAACGGCAATCTATTTATTGTAGATAACTTAACTGCAAGTGTCCGACGTGTAGACTTAACTACTAATATAATCACTACAGTTGCTGGTGGAGAACTTGGTCAAGCTTCTGGTGATGGTGGACTAGCAACAGAAGCTATTCTTGGAGATATATTGAGCAAAATAACTATTGCCTTTAAACCTAATGGTAATTTGTTAATAGGTGCTAGTAATAAAATCCGAGAAGTAGACAGTAAAACAGGTATTATTACAACAATTGCTGGTACAGGTAATCGAGAATTTGCTGGTGATGGTGGGCCGGCTACCCAAGCAAACATTAACCCTTTTGATATTTTAGTTGATTCAATAGGCAATATTTTTATTGCTGAATTTGATAATAAACGGATACGTAAAATTGATGCAAATACAGGCATTATTAATACTATTGCGGGTAATGGAAATGGGTATACAGGTAGAATAGAAAATAATAAACCTGCAACAGAAGTTGCTATAATACCCATTTCTTTGGTTTTGGGGCCTCAACAATATACTTTTTTGCTAATGCACCAGTATTAG
- a CDS encoding protein kinase, whose translation MGQVYQARHIDLSTMVAIKVLNTYWTQDDDAIERFKREARTAAKLDHPNTVRVFDYGVAEKTCYLIMECLEGETLRKRLRIISRCL comes from the coding sequence ATGGGCCAAGTCTATCAAGCACGCCATATTGATTTAAGCACTATGGTAGCAATAAAAGTGCTTAATACTTATTGGACACAAGACGACGATGCCATAGAACGTTTTAAGCGTGAAGCTCGCACAGCAGCTAAACTTGATCATCCAAATACAGTTAGAGTTTTTGATTATGGTGTAGCAGAAAAAACTTGTTATTTAATAATGGAGTGTTTAGAAGGTGAAACACTTCGTAAACGATTAAGGATAATAAGCAGATGTCTTTAA
- a CDS encoding Ig-like domain-containing protein, with translation MQVKVNRIVLFFVILLLSAALLIPFNKSINKLMGFNTLANTNLQNNIKIKQRNPVVNEGNRIFLTATDLSGQNLSGVLWQSGSPDIAQVDPNSGEVRGVKQGFATITAKQGSNSISTFVTVARVRKNNGVIVPGDTKTDSNGQLYLSNPKQHVIMKASKALSSSLEIFAGVDKKAGIQDGIRRNALFAGPTAIAIDNSVNGGIYISDTLNHSIRKISFNDQVETLLGLGSPGLNSFDLEGKKALSNTLLNGPRGIAVDSGGNLYIADTDNHAIYFANVSQGELFFTSW, from the coding sequence ATGCAAGTTAAAGTAAACAGAATCGTTTTATTTTTTGTTATATTGCTCTTAAGTGCTGCGTTATTAATTCCTTTTAATAAATCCATAAATAAATTAATGGGTTTTAACACTTTAGCTAATACAAATCTACAAAATAATATTAAGATAAAACAACGTAATCCAGTAGTAAATGAAGGTAATCGTATTTTTTTAACTGCTACAGATCTTTCGGGCCAAAACTTATCAGGAGTGCTTTGGCAATCAGGTAGCCCAGATATTGCACAAGTTGATCCTAATTCGGGAGAAGTTCGAGGAGTCAAACAAGGCTTTGCTACTATAACAGCTAAACAAGGTAGTAATAGCATTTCTACTTTTGTCACAGTTGCTAGGGTAAGAAAAAATAATGGTGTAATAGTACCAGGTGATACTAAAACAGATAGCAACGGCCAACTTTATCTAAGTAACCCAAAACAACATGTAATAATGAAAGCAAGTAAAGCACTTAGCTCTTCATTAGAAATCTTTGCTGGTGTAGATAAAAAGGCTGGCATTCAGGATGGTATCAGGAGAAATGCTTTGTTTGCCGGGCCCACAGCAATTGCAATAGATAATAGCGTCAATGGTGGAATTTATATTAGTGATACCTTAAATCATAGTATTCGTAAAATTAGTTTTAATGACCAAGTAGAAACTCTTTTAGGACTTGGCTCACCTGGACTAAATTCATTTGATCTAGAAGGAAAAAAAGCTCTTTCTAACACTCTGTTAAATGGCCCAAGAGGAATTGCCGTTGATTCAGGTGGCAATCTTTATATTGCTGATACAGATAACCATGCAATTTATTTTGCAAATGTTTCTCAAGGAGAACTTTTTTTTACTAGCTGGTAA
- a CDS encoding SUMF1/EgtB/PvdO family nonheme iron enzyme, with protein MSYRLPTEEEWEYAARSNTNNHFPWGNLWKEGLANIAVADENRNPLPINQAPNITTDKSPFGIFMMAGNISEWTSSSFRLYPNSNYKFKKSDLECKIIRGGNFSNAVVDSRTSSRIWDLPNTLQEDLGFRLAVSAK; from the coding sequence ATTTCTTACCGTTTACCAACAGAAGAAGAATGGGAATATGCTGCACGGAGCAACACTAATAATCATTTTCCTTGGGGAAATCTTTGGAAAGAAGGTCTAGCCAATATAGCAGTAGCGGACGAAAACAGAAACCCTTTACCTATAAATCAAGCTCCAAATATTACTACAGATAAAAGCCCTTTTGGAATTTTTATGATGGCTGGTAATATAAGCGAGTGGACTAGTTCAAGTTTTAGGTTATACCCTAATAGCAATTATAAATTTAAGAAATCAGACCTAGAATGCAAAATTATTCGTGGAGGAAACTTTAGTAATGCAGTTGTAGATTCTCGTACTAGTTCGCGGATTTGGGATCTGCCAAATACTTTGCAAGAAGATCTAGGTTTTCGTTTAGCCGTTTCAGCAAAATGA
- a CDS encoding TonB-dependent receptor: MPADISQALAIVPDSTLALRFTETNFFIHSQLRVQQNLTLELGLRYERNSIPTDATGRLERSLTIMDSELPPFDPTRPTAQVFLRSLAAQKSFLDGRQKIYEVDNNNFAPRISFAYDLSKKGRLALRGGYGLFYDPILGTLVNQSRNAFPNFIP; the protein is encoded by the coding sequence TTGCCTGCTGATATTTCTCAAGCCCTGGCAATAGTTCCTGATTCAACACTCGCGCTACGTTTTACAGAAACTAACTTTTTTATTCATAGTCAATTACGAGTCCAACAAAATTTAACTTTAGAACTTGGCTTAAGGTATGAAAGAAATAGCATCCCAACAGATGCAACCGGACGGTTAGAACGCTCTTTAACAATTATGGATTCTGAACTTCCACCATTTGACCCAACTCGACCTACAGCACAAGTTTTCTTAAGAAGCCTTGCAGCACAAAAAAGTTTTTTAGATGGTCGCCAAAAGATTTATGAAGTAGATAACAATAATTTTGCTCCTCGAATTAGCTTTGCTTATGATTTAAGCAAAAAAGGCCGTCTAGCTCTACGCGGGGGTTATGGGTTATTTTATGACCCAATTCTAGGAACATTGGTTAATCAATCTCGGAACGCTTTTCCAAACTTTATCCCGTAA
- a CDS encoding protein kinase: protein MSPEQCQGKSLDGRSDIYSLGIILYEMLAGRNPFEADSTLSFMYAHVNTPAPDLIEFAPDLPMALCQVVMKSIAKDVRERTQTAEELWQALSDTANSTISNRANLVTVQNKLPISKLPSVATTANTLIVKKQEEKGITTDKLWKMNYLLTAAVIVVALSSGFGLWSLS from the coding sequence ATGTCACCTGAACAATGCCAAGGAAAATCCTTAGATGGACGTTCTGATATCTATTCTTTAGGAATTATTTTGTATGAAATGCTAGCAGGTCGTAATCCTTTTGAAGCTGATAGCACGCTAAGTTTTATGTATGCTCACGTTAATACACCTGCTCCTGATTTAATAGAATTTGCTCCTGATCTTCCTATGGCTCTTTGTCAAGTAGTGATGAAATCAATTGCTAAAGATGTTCGTGAGCGAACTCAAACAGCAGAAGAACTTTGGCAAGCTTTATCTGATACAGCAAATTCTACTATTTCTAACCGTGCTAATCTAGTAACTGTACAAAATAAACTTCCTATAAGTAAGTTACCTTCAGTTGCTACAACAGCTAATACTTTAATAGTAAAAAAACAAGAAGAAAAAGGCATTACTACTGATAAGTTATGGAAAATGAATTATTTATTAACAGCAGCAGTAATTGTTGTTGCTCTATCTAGTGGTTTTGGTCTTTGGAGTCTTAGCTGA